The following proteins come from a genomic window of Megalobrama amblycephala isolate DHTTF-2021 linkage group LG1, ASM1881202v1, whole genome shotgun sequence:
- the LOC125250593 gene encoding interferon-induced very large GTPase 1-like produces the protein MINVITGVNREEEERKIGLETDDSLQEEDKDTGTAGIRADRYLQQKKTEELQHPFHRLHLEGRRYNKLRAADVLQITAHSLKSHESCAEEELIQTFLQKLLMMNYRARYIKTKMNNEEDQQRDTDSSEYEDDIFHKIYFCDEETSQFDFIHPMDVQMAVFHCADGFLKQLMVTKLSQCQYALPLLVPDPFTQQIEFPLWTFRQINKSWKIRNTNNEIISQTHPVYKAQTPMVFFFRFGSVSSSKSELMNSLINEKHNTFFHRNCPGSSRTRVLMDGVVEIAWFCPSGSYDDKFTDCVAFCNLHGDAGDHEKQLQILTEMSSVNVVLLSQLDRNDRNMIKLQQLYKDSKPLICLLTENESAVNEMKKGKFKIGLKDRNKSDVSEELKKAINDCVSESSSTFRLEDVSKHSYIRVDEEDDEDCRRGREAAQQMMSLLEKKDLTEIKESVLPHQGKLWHQWSQKNKELHRPRGDETEMDISRKTEIKEIREQQNKLDISEFIKYFIEKMTSDYKHKIFFLKWLTILLDEYTSADLSYLHQKNHEKWSTDLKLKDNDKCEEQRTALERISEELQAAAFGLEHIMREIGQIYESCSSVKKNKKDVQFDFSSLPSLAAEMMISGFPLELMDGDAAHVPVSWISAVLDELIQKLGDQRVFVLSVLGIQSSGKSTMLTAMFGLQFAVSAGRCTRGAFMQLVKVSDEMKTQMKIDYILVVDTEGLRALELAGKSTRHHDNELATYVVGLGNLTLINIFGENPSEMQNILQIVVQAFLRMKKVKLNPSCVFVHQNVSDVTVGEKIMEGRRRLQETLDKMTKLAAEEEVYDAECFSDVIAFDIENDVKYFAQLWEGSPPMAPPNPKYCEIIQELKETIMSKASKPHGMMLKDFKDRIKDLWEALLNERFVFSFRNFLEISANRKLGTEYNKWSWSLRSAMMEIENKLHNKIENEAIHEVEETDLQRELKTTSKEVEKSMSEFFEKDKDKDILIQWKTSFEIKIKELQENIVRETKRKLNGILQQRDLKKMIDALRINHENTLYEKSKELALKLKDIDEETLKKEFDLFWEKSVKMIVRDTPVIRDTDIMRDVGEILSDIYKSASKDHWKEGCEYNNIFTVPSYFNYVIIKKYQLFGFAQTLSKEDEAQIRSLVTDVALQTDKMIQSFNISKMGYNISCIQQLIDYIKKRVTEHQDGPVNYEFKKQFFMDLVPSICKRANKMITDQHRLFKEANDPVIYVEKKREEYYSIFQKYCHGATSAAIFGKIICQKLKEPIEQSVYKKIARDLKDEIMKNYESLNGNRSNLEKHILKTLAEEEHFDKYMSYIQNPRDHFKSFIRDEVSRYITDKFSVSVLPKMKENIELLQQKIMKAAHESTKHVQVNRGDVGLWLRSFTLQLSDKLIFSEKDLSGVKHDDVDDLNLLADVIRQELPVVVSDVSTNFYDFQWKQGCKDRPDELLIDRFCQCCWVQCPFCKATCTNNIENHDGDHSAPFHIVRGIHGRHYSQTQNLCADICTNLVASDRLCSTPYGRLPWKDYRRAGGVYADWSITPDLSELPYWKWFVCKFQKDLEKYYNRTFEGSGKIPDEWRKYLKQDAIESLDKYI, from the exons ATGATTAATGTCATTACAGGTGTAAacagagaggaggaggagaggaaaATTGGTTTAGAAACTGATGATTCATTACAG GAAGAAGACAAGGACACTGGAACAGCTGGAATCAGAGCCGATCGATATCTACAACAGAAAAAGACTGAAGAATTACAGCATCCATTTCACAGACTTCATCTTGAGGGCAGGCGGTACAATAAACTGAGAGCTGCAGATGTTCTTCAGATAACTGCACATTCATTAAAATCCCATGAGTCTTGTGCTGAAGAGGAGTTGATTCAGACTTTCCTACAAAAACTACTGATGATGAACTACAGAGCAAGATacattaaaactaaaatgaacaaTGAGGAAGATCAACAAAGAGACACTGACTCATCTGAATATGAGgatgatatttttcataaaatatatttctgcGATGAAGAAACAAGTCAGTTTGATTTCATTCACCCGATGGATGTTCAGATGGCCGTGTTTCATTGTGCCGATGGTTTCCTGAAGCAGCTGATGGTCACTAAACTGTCCCAGTGTCAGTACGCTCTGCCTCTGCTTGTTCCTGATCCATTCACACAACAGATTGAGTTTCCTCTCTGGACATTCAGACAAATCAACAAGAGCTGGAAGATCAGAAACACCAACAATGAAATCATCAGTCAAACCCATCCGGTCTACAAGGCACAAACTCCAATGGTGTTTTTCTTCAGGTTTGGCTCTGTGTCTTCATCCAAGTCTGAGCTGATGAACAGTCTGATCAATGAGAAACACAACACGTTCTTCCACAGGAACTGCCCAGGCAGCAGCAGAACCAGAGTCCTGATGGATGGAGTGGTGGAGATCGCCTGGTTCTGCCCCTCTGGATCATATGATGATAAATTCACTGACTGTGTTGCGTTCTGTAATCTACACGGTGATGCAGGAGACCATGAGAAACAGCTGCAGATCCTCACTGAAATGAGCTCAGTCAATGTTGTTCTGCTATCTCAACTGGACAGAAATGATAGAAACATGATAAAACTTCAACAACTCTACAAGGACTCAAAGCCACTCATTTGTCTTCTTACTGAGAATGAATCTGCAGTAAATGAGATGAAGAAAGGGAAATTCAAAATTGGTCTGAAAGACAGAAATAAGTCAGATGTATCTGAAGAACTCAAAAAAGCTATAAATGATTGTGTCTCAGAATCATCTTCTACTTTCAGACTTGAAGATGTGTCCAAACACTCATACATCAGAGTagatgaggaagatgatgaagactgcaggagaggaagagaagcagcacAGCAGATGATGAGTTTACTGGAGAAGAAAGATCTGACAGAAATCAAAGAATCAGTTCTGCCTCATCAGGGGAAACTGTGGCATCAGTGGAGTCAGAAAAACAAAGAACTACATCGACCTCGAGGAGATGAGACTGAAATGGATATAAgtagaaaaacagaaataaaggaAATACGTGAACAACAGAATAAATTAGACATCAGTGAGTTTATTAAGTACTTCATTGAAAAAATGACCTCAGATTATAAACATaagatttttttcctcaaatggCTCACAATCCTCCTGGATGAATATACATCAGCTGACCTTTCTTATCTTCATcaaaagaatcatgaaaaatgGTCAACAGACTTAAAACTGAAAGACAATGACAAATGTGAAGAACAACGAACTGCACTTGAGAGAATATCTGAGGAACTTCAAGCTGCAGCCTTTGGTTTGGAGCACATCATGAGGGAGATCGGTCAGATCTATGAATCATGTTCATCTGTGAAGAAGAACAAGAAAGACGTGCAGTTTGACTTCTCTTCTCTCCCGAGTCTTGCAGCAGAGATGATGATCTCTGGATTTCCACTGGAGCTGATGGATGGAGATGCTGCTCATGTTCCTGTGAGCTGGATCTCTGCTGTTCTAGATGAACTCATCCAGAAACTGGGAGACCAGAGAGTCTTTGTGCTGTCAGTTTTAGGGATTCAAAGCTCTGGGAAATCCACCATGCTGACTGCCATGTTTGGACTCCAGTTTGCCGTCAGTGCTGGCAGGTGCACCAGAGGAGCTTTCATGCAGCTGGTCAAAGTGTCAGACGAgatgaaaacacagatgaagATTGACTATATTCTGGTTGTTGATACTGAGGGTCTTCGTGCTCTAGAACTGGCTGGAAAATCAACAAGACATCATGACAATGAATTGGCCACATATGTTGTTGGTCTTGGAAATCTGACCTTGATCAACATATTTGGAGAAAACCCATCTGAGATGCAGAACATTCTTCAGATTGTTGTTCAGGCCTTCCTGAGGATGAAGAAGGTCAAACTGAATCCtagctgtgtgtttgtgcatcagAACGTTTCAGACGTGACAGTTGGAGAGAAAATCATGGAGGGAAGGAGACGACTGCAGGAGACACTAGATAAGATGACTAAACTCGCTGCTGAAGAGGAAGTTTATGATGCAGAATGTTTCAGTGATGTCATTGCATTTgatatagagaatgatgtgaagTATTTCGCTCAGCTCTGGGAGGGCAGCCCACCGATGGCACCACCAAACCCAAAGTACTGTGAGATTATTCAAGAACTAAAGGAAACTATAATGTCTAAAGCCTCAAAACCACATGGAATGATGCTAAAAGACTTTAAAGACCGTATTAAAGATCTCTGGGAGGCTTTACTGAATGAACGATTCGTCTTCAGCTTCAGAAATTTTCTGGAGATTTCAGCCAACAGGAAACTGGGGACCGAATACAACAAGTGGTCCTGGAGTCTCCGCAGTGCCATGATGGAAATTGAGAACAAACTACacaacaaaatagaaaatgaagCAATTCATGAGGTTGAGGAAACTGATCTTCAAAGAGAACTGAAGACAACAAGTAAAGAAGTGGAGAAATCAATGTCAGAATTTTTTGAGAAAGACAAAGATAAAGATATACTGATTCAGTGGAAAACATCatttgaaatcaaaatcaaagaGCTTCAGGAAAACATTGTGAGAGAAACAAAGAGGAAATTAAATGGGATTCTTCAGCAGCGAGACCTGAAGAAAATGATTGATGCTTTGAggataaatcatgaaaacactCTCTATGAAAAGAGCAAAGAACTTGCCTTAAAACTCAAAGACATTGATGAAGAGACACTGAAGAAAGAGTTTGATCTGTTTTGGGAAAAGAGTGTGAAGATGATCGTTAGAGACACTCCTGTAATCAGAGACACTGACATAATGAGAGATGTGGGAGAGATCCTCAGTGACATCTACAAAAGTGCTTCTAAAGATCATTGGAAGGAGGGCTGTGAGTACAACAATATTTTCACTGTGCcaagttattttaattatgttATTATCAAAAAGTATCAATTATTTGGATTTGCTCAAACTCTTTCTAAAGAGGATGAAGCCCAAATAAGATCATTAGTCACAGATGTTGCTCTACAGACAGACAAAATGATTCAgtcatttaacatttcaaaGATGGGCTACAATATCAGCTGCATTCAACAACTCATAGATTACATCAAGAAGAGAGTAACAGAACATCAGGACGGACCAGTGAATTATGAGTTCAAGAAACAATTCTTCATGGATTTAGTTCCCTCTATCTGTAAGAGGGCAAACAAGATGATCACTGACCAACACAGACTGTTCAAGGAAGCCAATGATCCTGTAATATAtgtagagaagaagagagaagagTACTATAGTATTTTCCAGAAATACTGTCATGGAGCAACATCAGCTGCCATTTTTGGTAAGATAATCTGTCAGAAACTTAAAGAGCCCATTGAGCAGAGTGTCTACAAGAAGATTGCCAGAGATCTGAAGGATGAAATTATGAAGAACTATGAATCACTGAATGGAAACAGATCAAACCTGGAGAAACACATCCTGAAGACACTGGCAGAAGAGGAGCATTTTGACAAATACATGAGCTACATTCAAAATCCCAGAGATCACTTCAAGAGCTTCATCAGAGATGAAGTCAGTCGGTACATCACTGATAagttcagtgtcagtgttttacCCAAGATGAAGGAGAACATTGAACTCCTGCAGCAGAAGATCATGAAAGCAGCACATGAATCTACTAAACATGTTCAAGTGAACAGAGGAGATGTTGGTTTGTGGTTGAGGAGTTTCACACTGCAGCTCTCAGATAAGTTGATCTTCTCTGAAAAAGACCTCAGTGGAGTGAAACAtgatgatgttgatgatttAAACCTTCTAGCAGATGTGATAAGACAAGAACTTCCTGTAGTTGTTTCAGATGTAAGCACTAATTTCTATGACTTTCAGTGGAAACAGGGCTGTAAGGACAGGCCAGATGAGCTTCTGATTGATCGCTTCTGCCAGTGCTGTTGGGTTCAGTGTCCGTTCTGTAAAGCCACCTGCACCAACAATATAGAAAACCATGATGGAGATCACAGTGCTCCTTTCCACATAGTGAGAGGAATTCATGGACGGCATTACTCTCAAACACAGAATCTCTGTGCTGATATTTGCACAAATTTAGTGGCAAGTGATCGCCTTTGTTCTACACCATATGGAAGGTTACCCTGGAAAGATTACAGAAGAGCAGGAGGAGTTTATGCAGACTGGAGCATCACCCCTGACCTTTCTGAACTGCCCTACTGGAAGTGGTTTGTGTGCAAATTCCAAAAAGATCTGGAGAAATACTACAATAGAACATTTGAGGGGAGCGGTAAGATCCCAGATGAATggagaaaatatttaaaacaggaTGCTATTGAGAGTTTGGATAAATACATCTAG